Below is a window of Micromonospora chersina DNA.
GCGGGGTCAGCGGCCGAGCAGGATGTCCTGCACGTCCTTGAGCGCGGCGTCGACCTCGGCCTCGAAGTAGCCGCCCTGCACCAGCCCGAAGCGCAGGGTGTCCAGGTCCTTCGGGTTCACCGGCATCGGGTTGCGGCCCTGCATCCCGCCGAGCAGGGTCTCGAAGAACCTGTCGACCTGGTCGGGGTCGTACCCGCTGCCGAACCGGCGCACCTGGAAGCTGCGGCGGATCTGGTCCACGCGGTAGAGGTCGCTGCCGGGCGGGCCGGCCATGGGCGGGCCCACCATCGGCGGACCGGCCATCCCGGGGCCACCGCCGTAGCCCTGGTCGGGGGCGCCGTAGCCCTGGTCCGGACCGCCGTAGCCCTGGTCCGGGCCGTAGCCCTGCTGCGGCAGCGGCGGCGGGCCGGCCGGGCCACGGCCGCGCGGGTCACGCAGGTCCCGCTCGGGCATCCGGATCTCGGCGGTCATGTCGGTGCGGCCGTGCCGGCCGGCCTCGAAGCCGTCGAAGCCCCCGTCCTGGCCGTAACCGCCCGGGCCGGGGGGCAGGCCGCGGGAGGGCGGGCCGCCGTGCCCCATCGGGGCGCCCGGACCCATCGGGCCGGGGCCACCCGGGCCGCGGGGCGCGTCGTAGCCGCCGCGCGGGCCGTCGTACCCGCCGGCGAAGGCGCCGGTCGGCTCGTCGTAGCGGTTGCCGTAGCGGTCGGCGGGCGGGCCGGCCTGCGCGGGCATCGGCCGCGGCGGCATCGGGGGCTGCGGCACCGGCGAGAGACCCCGGTCGTCACGCATCGGCGGGCCGAGCCGGTCGGCCATCCGGGGGTCGCCACCCCGCCCGCCGGGGGCGCCGGAGCGCTCCTCCAGCTCGGCGAGCTGCCGCTCCACCCGGTCGAGGTGCAGGTCCACCTGCCACTCGTCGTAGCCGTTGAAGCGGACCCGGAAGACGACGTCGTGGACCTCCTGGGAGGCCACGGGCGCGCCCACCGGCTGGCCGGCGAGTGTCGCCTCGACCCGGTCCAGGAAGGCGTCCACCTCGTCGACCTTGTATCCCCGGCGGAGCGCCTTACGCCGGAAACGCTGACCCTGACTCGCCACTATGTCTCCTGGTCTCTACCGCTACGCCGTTGCGGCGCGTGGGTCGCTGTCCCTGTCCTCGGCGGCGGCGAGCTGCCCACACGCCCCGTCGATCTCGCGACCCCGGGTGTCCCGCACCGTGGTGGACACCCCGGCGTCGCGCAACCGCCGGACGAACTCCCGCTCGACCGGCTTCGGGCTGGCGTCCCAGCGGCTGCCCGGAGTCGGGTTGAGCGGGATCAGGTTCACGTGGGCCAGCTTGCCGGCCAGCAGCCGCCCGAGCAGATCGGCTCTCCACGGCTGGTCGTTCACGTCCTTGATCATCGCGTACTCGATGGACACGCGACGCCCCGTCGTGTCCGCGTAGTCCCACGCCGCGTCCAGCACCTCGGACACCTTCCAGCGCTGGTTGACCGGCACGAGTTCGTCGCGCAGCTCATCATCGGGGGCGTGCAGCGACAACGCAAGGGTCACTGAGAGGTCTTCGCTGGCCAGTCGGCGGATGGCCGGGACCAGGCCGACCGTGGAAACGGTGATGTGCCGCTGGGACAGGCCGAGCCCCTCCGGAGCCGGTGCGACGAGCCGGCGGATCGCCGCCACCACCCGCGAGTAGTTGGCAAGCGGCTCGCCCATGCCCATGAACACCACGTGCGACAGGCGCGGCGGGGAACCGGCCACCGCCCCCGAGGCGGCCACCCCGGCCAGGTAGACGGCCTGGTCGACGATCTCGGCGGTGGACAGGTTGCGGGTCAGCCCGGCCTGGCCGGTCGCGCAGAACGGGCAGGCCATGCCGCAGCCCGCCTGGCTGGAGATGCAGACCGTCACCCGGTCCGGGTAGCCCATCAGCACGCTCTCGACCAGCGAGCCGTCGTGCAGCCGCCAGAGCGCCTTGCGGGTGGCGCCGTCGTCGCAGGCCAGCTCGCGGACCGGGTTGAGCAGGGTGGGCAGCAGCGTGCCCGCCAGCCGCTCGCGCGTCGCCGCCGGCAGGTCGGTCATCTGCGCGGGGTCGCGGACCAGCCGGCCGAAGTAGTGGTTCGAGACCTGCTTGGCGCGGAACGCGGGCTCACCTAGCTCGGTGACGAGCGCCTGCCGGCCCGGCAGGTCCAGGTCGGCGAGGTGACGGGGTGGCATCGCGGGCCGGCGGCCGCGGGCGTCGGGGTCTACGGAGATCAGCGGGAGGCTCGTCATGGCGCGTCCAGTCTGACACGCCGAACGGGGGACGCACCTGTCCGCGGGTGCCGAATCGGCACCGGCCGGGCGGCCGGTGCGACGCCAGCCGCGTGATTCACGCCTCAGCCCGCCATCGGCACGAAGACGGCCAGCAGCAGGTACGCGGTCGGCACCGCGAAGAGGATCGAGTCGAGCCGGTCCATCAGCCCGCCGTGCCCGGGGAGCAGGTTGCTCATGTCCTTGACCCCGAGATCGCGCTTGATCATGGACTCGGCGAGGTCGCCGAGCACCGCCGCGACGGAGATCGCCACCCCGAACACCGCGCCCCACCAGGGCGCCACGTCGAGCAGCAGCCAGAGCAGCAGGGCGCTGCCCGCGGCGGCCGCCGTCACCGAGCCGGCGAAGCCCTCCCAGGACTTCTTCGGGCTGATCGTGGGCGCCATCGGGTGCTTGCCGAAGGACACACCGGCCGCGTAGCCGCCGGTGTCGGAGAGCACCACGGCGACCAGGGTGACAAGCACCCGCAGGTGGCCGTCGTCGGGGGCGGCCGCCAGCATCGCCGCGAAACCGCCGAGGAAGGGCACGTAGACCGCGATCAGGGTGGCCGCGGTGAGGTCGCGCTGGTAGTTGCCGGGGCCGTCGCCCAGCCGCCAGATCATCGTGCCCAGCACGGTGACCAGCAGGCCGAGGCAGAGCGCGTCCGGTCCGGCGAACCAGGCCAGCCCGATGGTGATGACGCCACCGGCGACGAGCGGCACCAGCGGCGGGTGGGCGCCGCTGCGGCGTACCGCGCGGGCCATCTCCCAGGAGCCGATCGCCACCGCGGCGGCGATCACGGCGAGGAACGCCGGCAGGTAGAAGAAGAGCGGCACCACGATCGCCGCGCCGAGGGCAAGCCCGACGCCGATCGCGGCCGGCAGGTTGCGGCCCGCCCGGGAGGTCTTCGGCTGGACGGTCGGGGGACGGTCCGCGCTGGCCCGTCGCCGGCCCCGCGACCGGCGGGCCGCCGGCTGCTCCGGGTCCGGTCCGGGCTCGTCGCGCACCGGCGGGAGCTGAGTGGTCGGTTCGTCCCGTACCGGGGCGATCTGAGCGGTCGGGTACTCGTCGTCCCGCGGGGTCGCCTCGTACCGTTCCCGCGGGTCGGCGTCCCGGCCCCGGTCCCGCGGGGCGTGGTCCCACTGGTCGCGGTCCCGCGGGGCGTGGTCCCACGAGTCCCGGTCCCGCGGGTCGTGGTCCCAGCGGTCCCGGTCCGCGGTCCGGAAACCGGCCGGACCGGCGTCCCGGTGGCGTCGTCCGGCGTCCGCGTGACCCGCGTGACCCGGGCCGCGGGGGGCCGGCTCGTCGCGCCAGCCCCGCTCGGGAACCGGCGGTCCGTCATACGGCCGGCGACCGCGCGGCGCGTCGTAGGCGTCCACGGGCCGGGCGTGCGGGTCGGCGGCGGGGCGGCCGGGCGGACGCGCGTACGCCTCCGGCCCGGCGTCCGGTCGGCGCCAGGGCCCGGGCTCCAGGTCGGTCTCCGGCCAGGGCAGCGGGGCCGGGCGGTCCCAGCCGCGCGGCTCGGCGTTGCCGTAGGGGTCGGGGTGGGACATCACGCACCGGCAGGCGGTACGGGAGCCACCACATGACGCAAGACCAAGACCATCCCCTACAGCCGCGAGCAGTTCCGGTTGACCGGCCCGACGGCCGGCCGATCCCCGCCGTTCACCCGGTGGTGGGGCGGGAATCGTGCCGAGCCTACTGCACCCGGGAAGCCCGCACGGCGGACGCCGCCCGGCACGACGACGGCACCGGGCCGCCACCCGTGTCGGGCGGCGGGGCACCGGTGCCGTGGCGGTACGCGGGCGCTCAGACCTCGAGCAGCTCGTTCTCCTTGTGCTTGACCAGCTCGTCGACGGTGGCCACGAAGCGCTGGGTCAGGTCGTCCAGCTCCTTCTCCGCGCGCCGGCCCTCGTCCTCGCCGACCTCGCCGTCCTTGACGAGGCGGTCCAGTTCTTCCTTGCCCTTGCGGCGGATGTTGCGGACGGCGACCTTCGCCTCCTCGCCCTTGTGCCGGGCGACCTTGATCATCTCTCGGCGCCGCTCCTCGGTCATCTGCGGGAGCACGATGCGCAGCTGGTTGCCCTCGTTGTTCGGGTTGACCCCGAGGTCCGAGTCGCGGATCGCCTTCTCCATGGCGTTGATCTGCGAGTTGTCGTACGGCTTGATGATCACCATGCGCGGCTCCGGCACGGCGATGGACGCCATCTGCGGCAGCGGGGTCGGGCTGCCGTAGTAGTCGATGACGATCCGGGAGAACATCGCGGCGTTGGCGCGACCGGTGCGGATCCCGCCGAACTCCTCTTTGGCGTGCTCGATGGCACGCTCCATCTTCTCCTCTGCCTCGAGGAGGGTGTCGTCGATCACCGGTCTCCTCGCCTCCTTCTGTGCTCGTGGTGGGCTGTGCGGTGCTGCGGTTGTCGGAGGACCGCTGCCGGCTCGGCGGAACCGGTCAGGCGGTGATCAGCGTGCCGATCTTCTCACCGCCGACGGCACGGACGATCGTGTCGTCGCCCTGGGCGCCGAAGACCAGCATCGGCAGGCCGTTCTCCATGCAGAGGCTGAACGCCGCGGCGTCGGCCACCCGCAGGTTGCGGCGCAGCACCTCGGAGAAGGTGATCGAGTCGAGCTTGCTCGCCGTCGGGTCGATCCGGGGGTCGGCCGTGTAGACGGCGTCCACGCCGTTCTTGCTCATCAGCACCACGTCGGCGCGGATCTCCAGCGCCCGCTGGGCGGCCACGGTGTCCGTGGAGAAGTACGGCATCCCGGCGCCCGCGCCGAAGATGACCACGCGGCCCTTCTCCAGGTGCCGGATCGCCCGCAGCGGGATGTACGGCTCGGCGACCTGGGCCATGGTGATCGCGCTCTGCACCCGGGTCTCGATGCCCTCCTTCTCCAGGAAGTCCTGGAGGGCCAGGCAGTTCATCACGGTGCCCAGCATGCCCATGTAGTCCGCGCGGGCCCGGTCCATGCCGCGCTTCTGCAGCTCGGCGCCGCGGAAGAAGTTGCCGCCGCCGACCACCACGGAGACCTGCACGCCGCGGCGTACCACGGTGGCGATCTGCCGGGCGATGGCCTGCACGACGTCCGGGTCGACGCCGATCGCGCCGCCGCCGAAGACCTCACCGGAGAGCTTCAGCACCACCCGGCGGGCCCGACCGGGCGGCGGAGCGGTGGGATCATCCGCCGCCAGGCTCCGGTCACTCACAACCTGCGTCATCCGACCCGCCCCTTCCATCGCGCACCCCGTGGGCGCCGCGTACCGCGTACCTGCCGCTGCCGACCCTATGTGACGAGGAGGCCGCGGTGCCTGTCACGTACACCGGCGGCCTCCTCGTCGAAGATTTCCCTGCGCCCGGCCGCGTCATGCGTCCGGGCCGCGGCTCAGGCCTGGCCGACCTCGAACCGCACGAAGCGGGTCACCTCGATGCCGGCGTCGGCCAGCAGCTGCTTCACCGTCTTCTTGTTGTCGGCGACCGACGCCTGCTCCAGCAGGACGAAGTCCTTGAAGAAGGCGTTGACCCGGCCCTCGACGATCTTCGGCAGCGCCGCCTCGGGCTTGTTCTCCTCGCGGGCGGTCTGCTCGGCGATGCGCCGCTCCGACTCGACGGTCTCGGCCGGAACCTCGTCGCGGGTCAGGTACTTCGGGCGCATGGCGGCGATCTGCATGGCCACGCCGCGGGCGTCCGCGTCGCCGGCCTCGTCGGCCTTGCCCGAGTACTGCACCAGCACGCCGACCGCCGGGGGCAGGTCCTGGCTCTTGCGGTGCAGGTAGACCGCGGTGGTGCCGTCGAGCTTGGCGAAGCGGTTGAGCACCAGCTTCTCGCCGATCTTGGCGGACTGCTCCTGGATCAGGTCGGCCACGCTCTTGCCGTCGATGGTGCTGGCGAGCAGCTCCTCGGCGTTGTTCGCGCCGCTGGCCACACCGTGCTCGACCAGCTGCTGGGCCAGCGCGATGAAGG
It encodes the following:
- the rlmN gene encoding 23S rRNA (adenine(2503)-C(2))-methyltransferase RlmN; amino-acid sequence: MTSLPLISVDPDARGRRPAMPPRHLADLDLPGRQALVTELGEPAFRAKQVSNHYFGRLVRDPAQMTDLPAATRERLAGTLLPTLLNPVRELACDDGATRKALWRLHDGSLVESVLMGYPDRVTVCISSQAGCGMACPFCATGQAGLTRNLSTAEIVDQAVYLAGVAASGAVAGSPPRLSHVVFMGMGEPLANYSRVVAAIRRLVAPAPEGLGLSQRHITVSTVGLVPAIRRLASEDLSVTLALSLHAPDDELRDELVPVNQRWKVSEVLDAAWDYADTTGRRVSIEYAMIKDVNDQPWRADLLGRLLAGKLAHVNLIPLNPTPGSRWDASPKPVEREFVRRLRDAGVSTTVRDTRGREIDGACGQLAAAEDRDSDPRAATA
- a CDS encoding DivIVA domain-containing protein — translated: MASQGQRFRRKALRRGYKVDEVDAFLDRVEATLAGQPVGAPVASQEVHDVVFRVRFNGYDEWQVDLHLDRVERQLAELEERSGAPGGRGGDPRMADRLGPPMRDDRGLSPVPQPPMPPRPMPAQAGPPADRYGNRYDEPTGAFAGGYDGPRGGYDAPRGPGGPGPMGPGAPMGHGGPPSRGLPPGPGGYGQDGGFDGFEAGRHGRTDMTAEIRMPERDLRDPRGRGPAGPPPLPQQGYGPDQGYGGPDQGYGAPDQGYGGGPGMAGPPMVGPPMAGPPGSDLYRVDQIRRSFQVRRFGSGYDPDQVDRFFETLLGGMQGRNPMPVNPKDLDTLRFGLVQGGYFEAEVDAALKDVQDILLGR
- the tsf gene encoding translation elongation factor Ts, with protein sequence MSNFTAADVKKLRDLTGAGMMDSKKALTEAEGDFDKAIEILRVKGAKDVGKRAGRTAANGLIAHAGQALLELNCETDFVAKNDAFIALAQQLVEHGVASGANNAEELLASTIDGKSVADLIQEQSAKIGEKLVLNRFAKLDGTTAVYLHRKSQDLPPAVGVLVQYSGKADEAGDADARGVAMQIAAMRPKYLTRDEVPAETVESERRIAEQTAREENKPEAALPKIVEGRVNAFFKDFVLLEQASVADNKKTVKQLLADAGIEVTRFVRFEVGQA
- the frr gene encoding ribosome recycling factor, with the translated sequence MIDDTLLEAEEKMERAIEHAKEEFGGIRTGRANAAMFSRIVIDYYGSPTPLPQMASIAVPEPRMVIIKPYDNSQINAMEKAIRDSDLGVNPNNEGNQLRIVLPQMTEERRREMIKVARHKGEEAKVAVRNIRRKGKEELDRLVKDGEVGEDEGRRAEKELDDLTQRFVATVDELVKHKENELLEV
- the pyrH gene encoding UMP kinase, which produces MTQVVSDRSLAADDPTAPPPGRARRVVLKLSGEVFGGGAIGVDPDVVQAIARQIATVVRRGVQVSVVVGGGNFFRGAELQKRGMDRARADYMGMLGTVMNCLALQDFLEKEGIETRVQSAITMAQVAEPYIPLRAIRHLEKGRVVIFGAGAGMPYFSTDTVAAQRALEIRADVVLMSKNGVDAVYTADPRIDPTASKLDSITFSEVLRRNLRVADAAAFSLCMENGLPMLVFGAQGDDTIVRAVGGEKIGTLITA
- a CDS encoding phosphatidate cytidylyltransferase, encoding MSHPDPYGNAEPRGWDRPAPLPWPETDLEPGPWRRPDAGPEAYARPPGRPAADPHARPVDAYDAPRGRRPYDGPPVPERGWRDEPAPRGPGHAGHADAGRRHRDAGPAGFRTADRDRWDHDPRDRDSWDHAPRDRDQWDHAPRDRGRDADPRERYEATPRDDEYPTAQIAPVRDEPTTQLPPVRDEPGPDPEQPAARRSRGRRRASADRPPTVQPKTSRAGRNLPAAIGVGLALGAAIVVPLFFYLPAFLAVIAAAVAIGSWEMARAVRRSGAHPPLVPLVAGGVITIGLAWFAGPDALCLGLLVTVLGTMIWRLGDGPGNYQRDLTAATLIAVYVPFLGGFAAMLAAAPDDGHLRVLVTLVAVVLSDTGGYAAGVSFGKHPMAPTISPKKSWEGFAGSVTAAAAGSALLLWLLLDVAPWWGAVFGVAISVAAVLGDLAESMIKRDLGVKDMSNLLPGHGGLMDRLDSILFAVPTAYLLLAVFVPMAG